TTTCTTTCTAGTTCTGCCTGTCCTCAGGGCAGGGGACAGGCAGAACTAGAAAGTCCTCCAAGCCAGGCTGTGGGCCTAGCAGAGGCAGTGTGGAGTAGGGTGGTCAGGTCAGGAGGCACTTGTAGCAGGAAATAAGAAATTCCTCTTGCTGAGCAGGGACCCAGCTCAGGCCCACCATCAACTGCCTGTGGAGGGGTGACTTGCAGGCACCCAGGCCTGGTGAGAAATGCCAACCCCTGTGTCCTTTCCCAGCTGATCAGAGGAACAAAAGGATTCTtctggttgggcacggtggctcatgtctggcatacaaaaaatacaaaaattagccaggtgtggtggcaccctcttgtggtcccagctacttggaggctgaggtggaaggattgcttgaacccagacaatggaggctccagtgagccgtgatcgtgccactgcactccagcctgagcgatggagggagaccctgtcttaaaaaacaataaacaaacaaaaggattATCTCCCTCTGCCAGGGCCCCTTGGGAATTCAGGTGTGGTCACAgcatgggggaggggaggcctgGAAGAAAGAGCCACGGACTTTGGTCCCTTCCTGTAACAACCCCGGAGGCAGGGCTCccttatccttattttatagaagGGTAAACTGAGGCCACAGGTGGGTTTGCTTTTGGGGTGGAGCTTTACCATGGGTGTCATCCCCGGGCCTTTGTGTCCTTTTGGGTCTGTGGGGATAGATAGCAATGACTGAGGCCATGAgagggggctcacacctgtaatcccagcactttgggaggctgaggtgggtggatcacttgaggtaaggagtttgaggtcagtctggccaacatgttgaaaccctgtcactaccaaaaatagaaaaacatgagctgggcatggtggcgcacgcctgtaatcctagctacttgggaggctgaagcacgagaatcgcttgaactcaggaggcaggggttgcagtgagctgagatcaagccactgcactccagcctgggtgacagagtgagaccctgtctcaaaacaaaaaacaatggctGAGCCCCTCTCCTCACAGAACTGAAGGGCCCTCGCTACCTTTCATCTGGGGGTTCCAGGGTAAGACTGTGGTCCCTCTGGAGGCGGCCATGCTGCAGGCTAAGGAGGGGCGGGGAGGCACAACCCCCTCCCGCTTTCTCCCAAGGCTCTGTCCTTGCCCGGAACGTGTCCACCCGGTCATGCCCGCCGCGCACCAGCCCCGCGGTGgacttggaggaggaggaggaggagagctcTGTGGATGGCAAAGGGTAGGTGAGGGGTGAGTGGGCAGAGAGATACCTGGGGGTCCCCAAGGCTGGGTCTCAGATCAGACATTCAGGACCAGATGCTTTGGTGCCCTCCCCGAGTAAGGCTGATGGGCAGacctctccccacccctgtgGCTGTCCTGACTACGGGAAGAGGCCACCCAGCCTGGGCCAGCCTTCAGGGCGCTTGGGATCCTGGCCCACACCAGACCAGGTACCGTTCGGTGTGACTCCCATGTTGGCCACCAGAGGGCGCACAGCCCCATTCGGGCCGGGCAGGGTTGAATCCACGCGGGTTACCTGTCACCTAGGGTGAGCGAAGGGCGGCGAAGCCACAGGCCCACTCGCCGCCCACGCTGGCGAGGGCCACCCACacctccagcctctgccctccCCGCTTCCCTGCAGGGACCGGAAGAGCACAGGCCTGAAACTCTCCAagaagaaagcaaggaggagaCACACGGATGTGAGGAGCATCCCCGGGGCGGCGCATGGGGGTTCCCGACAGCCTGCGCCCTTCCCTGAGCCTGGGCCTCCCTCCGGGACTGGGGTGGGGAGGTCTGCATCCCAGGCTGCAGAGGCCTGGGAGATCACTGGGGTTCCCTTTCTTGCTGGGGTTCCCATCCCAGACcggagggtggggagggtggggaggagaagcTCACAGCTCCTCCCCGTCCCGCCCCGCCCCATTCTCTCAGGACCCGAGCAAGGAGTGCTTCACCCTGAAATTTGACCTGAATGTGGACATCGAGACGGAGATCGTCCCAGCCATGAAGAAGAAGTCGCTGGGGTAGGGCTTGGTGGGGCTCAGGATGGAAGTGGGACTGGGAGCAGGGGTGGCCCCATGTCGCAGGTTCCGGGTCTCTGCAGGTATGACCTCTGTGTCTGTGCGGCGGCCCGTAAGTGAGCAACATCCCTGCGTGGGCAGACCCGTGCGGGTGTGCACGCCACTGTGAGGGAGTGTGGCAGGGTCCGTGGACTTGTGCGTTTTAATCATGTATGCAGGAGCCAGGCCTGCGTGTGGGCAGGCGTGTGACAGGTCTGCCGTGGTGTGCAGATGCGCCTGTGTGAGGACCTCTGCGGGCAGGTGTCTGTGGACCTGCGTGTGATCCCACGCGGGCTTCCCTTTTCCGTTGGGAAGGTGGGGGAAGGTGGGGGCAGCTGGGGCtgtgggtggggcaggggctcGTGGGGGCAGGGCCCAAGCTGAAGCGACTGGCCGCCTTGTTCTAATGCACACGCCTCCTGtcctgggggcagggaggtgcTGCTGCCTGTATTTGAAAGGAAGGGCATCGCGCTGGGCAAAGTGGACATCTACCTGGACCAGTCCAACACACCCCTGTCCCTCTCCTTCGAGGCCTACAGGTTCGGGGGACACTATCTTCGTGTCAAAGGTGAGCAGCAGCCTGGGCCAAATGGGGCCGCTGGGCCAGGCGGAGCCTCCTGGATATGGGcaccttcccaggctcaggttcCCATTGGCTGTGGGCCTGAGCAGCCTCATTACCATACAGGTGTCTCTGCTGGGTGCTGCTTGCTGGGGGGAGAGGCAGGGGggacggggtgggggggggggggctggcaGGGCAGGGCTGTAGGGGGAGGGCAGGCAGGCCTTGGTGTGGATCCTCCGGGGAGAGAGGACTGGGGCCCCCTCCTCCACCAGACCTGGGTCCTGAGGATCTCTCCTGGCCCCCTCATGCGGCCCCAGCCAAGCCTGGAGATGAGGGCAAGGTGGAGCAGGGCGTGAAGGACTCCAAGTCCTTGAGTCTGCCGATCCTGCGGCCAGCTGGGACTGGGCCCCCCGCCCTGGAGCGCATGGACCCCCAGAGCCGCCGGGAGAGCCTGGACATCTTGGTGAGGAGGAGGGGGTGTGTCAGGGGAGGGGGTGGGAAGGGGCCCAGGCTGGACCCACAGCCCCTCCTCAGAGGCAGTCACCCTGGGTCTCTCACTGCCCCCTCTTGAGGATTTAATTGCCCCTTCTGGAAAATGGGGCCGGCTGTGAGAGTAAGGGACCCTCTCTCTCTGGATCTAGCGCAAGGTGAGGGCTTGTATCTGAGACTCAGCGGGTCAGGgaacctgtgtgtgcatgtgtgcgcgaGAGAAGTGCCCGGGGCTACAGACCGCCCGGAGCCGTGTTCCAGAGTGCATCTGAGCGTGTGTAACTCTGTGCTTCATGCTTGAAGCTGAGGGACTTGGGGCTGATGGTCTGGGCATATCGGTGTCTGGACCTTCCAGTCTCCAGACGTGTCTGGGTCCCAGGGGAGGGGACACCCCAGGGTAGAGATGCAGAGACCCTCCTCCATCCCAGGCTGGCCTGAGGCCCTGGAAACCCGCCTTGGGGTGGGGCCATGGGGGCGGGCAGGGGCTCCCGGCCCTGACCACCCCTCCCTGGTCAGGCCCCTGGCCGCCGCCGGAAGAACATGTCGGAGTTCCTGGGGGAGGTGAGCATCCCTGGGCAGGAGCCCCCCACGCCCTCCAGCTGCTCTTTGCCCAGTGGCAGCAGTGGCAGCACCAGCAGCGGCGACAGCTGGAAGAACCGGGCGGCCAGTCGCTTCAGCGGCTTTTTCAGCTCGGGCCCCAGCAGCAGCGCCTTTGGCCGGGTATGTGGCCCCATCTGCCCAGGGTCAGGCAGCTGGCTGGCCGTGACCGCTGACCCTGACCAGGGTATCCTTCCAGGAGGTAGACAAGATGGAGCAGCTGGAGGGcaagctgcacacctacagcctCTTCGGGCTGCCTAGGCTGCCCCGGAGGCTGCGCTTCGACCATGactcctgggaggaggaggatgatgaGGACGAGGATGAGGACAATGCCTGCCTGAGGCTGGAGGACAGCTGGCGGGAGCTCATTGATGGGCATGAGGTGAGTGCGGGCCACAGTGCTGCCCCCTCCTTGTGCCGAAAGGAGGACAGCCCTTGGGAGGAGGATCCAGTGATGAGATGTTCCATGGGATGCCCCAAAGAGGCCACTGTTACTATTAACCCACTTTGGAGACGGGGGCTGGATGAAAATGGTGTGCTGCTTGGCTGCTTTAATGGCAGAGGAGGGCCCAGATCTTGGGTGTCTTGACTGTGATTATTCATGTGGTACCAAGGGTGACCCTGCTCCTCTTGGGACCTCTGTGTCCCCTTTGGGAAAATGAGAAAGCTGCGTGCAGTTTGCTTATCCTCCCTGGCCACCCTAAGGTGCTCCAGGCCTCCTTGTTGACCCGTCCTGCCCTCTCTGTAGAAGCTGACCCGGCGGCAGTGCCACCAGCAAGAGGCAGTGTGGGAGCTGCTGCACACGGAGGCCTCCTACATCAGGAAACTGCGGGTCATCACCAACGTGAGTAGGGGCTGCGCTGGTCCCTGTGTTCACCCTGCCCCCCTCTTTCTGGTCTCTTTCTGGCAGCCCTCAGCTGAGTCTGGGCCTTTGCAGAAGGAGCAGGTGCCTGGCAATGAGGTGGGGGCAGGAAAGTCAGACAAGGGCTGTGCCCAGGGAGGAGGTGGCTCCTAGAGGAACCTGGGAGGGGGCTTCCGGCAGGTTTGCCAGGTTCAACTGAATTAGCACAGGTGAGGCTTCATTCTTTCACTTTCGTTCAGTGGCTGTTTCCCAACACTTGCTGTGTGCTGGGTGCCCAGCAGCCCACACCCTGGACGGGCTGGAGTGAGACGGCAGTGTAGGGATTTCGGCTCAGGAAGGGGAGCACCTGCCCTGGGCTTGGAGCTTCCTGGAGGGAGGAAGCATCCTCAGAGGTGAAAtatggaggctgagccagggtgGAAGTGGAGAAGGGAATTCCAGGCGTGGCTGCAAGGCCAGTCTCCCTGGAGCTTCCCTCCCGGAGGGACCAGGGCAGCGTGACCCCGGGAGGGCTGTTGAAGGCTGGGTCTTTCCTCAGGGTCTGGACTTCCCAGGTGCGAAGGCCAAAGGGTACAGCCTCCGTATCCCTGGCTGCTGTGGGGCCTcctggaaaggggaaggggaaggagtgGCTGGGGAGCCTGAGGCCGGGTGGGGTCTTAGGGCTGAGACAACCTCCCGACCCCAGCCACACCATCCCCTGATCCCACAGCTGTTCCTGTGCTGCCTCCTGAACCTGCAAGAATCAGGGCTGCTGTGTGAGGTGCGCTGGGGTCCGGGGGCGGCGGCGGGTGAGGTACCGGGAAGGAGGGCGGGACCTGGACGTGGGGCGGGGCTAACCTGGCGGAGGGGCGTGGCCAACCGCACCTCCCGCGGCGCCCAGGTGGAGGCGGAGCGTCTGTTCAGCAACATCCCGGAGATCGCGCAGCTGCACCGCAGGCTGTGGGCCGGCGTGATGGCGCCAGTGCTGGAGAAGGCGCGGCGCACACGGGCGCTGCTACAGCCCGGGGACTTCCTCAAAGGCTTCAAGATGGTACGGGCGGCGCCTGGCGCAGGCAGGGGCACTGAGGTAGGGCTGGGGCGCCGAAAAGGCTCCACGGCCCGATCCGGTCTGCCCAGCATCCCCAACCTCCCCCGGGCCCGTGACCGCACTTGACTTCCTGTGGCCAAGGGTGAGGAATTACGAGGCGGTCGCCCGGGTTTGAGCCCTCACCTGGCCATCTACCCCTGCTCCCTGGCCGCGAGTGATCTGTTTGgctgaggctcagtttcctcatctggaaacaGGGATCATAAGCTTGCCCCCCCCTTGGGGTGGTCGCCCAAGTGCAGTAAGGAAGCGCTTGCGCAGCGCCTGGCGCGGGCCGGCCCACAGGGAGCGCGCAGTAACCGGCGCCGTGGTTGTTCTGCCCCGGGCCAGTTCGGCTCGCTCTTCAAGCCCTACATCCGCTACTGCATGGAGGAGGAGGGCTGCATGGAGTACATGCGCGGTCTGCTGCGCGACAACGACCTCTTCCGGGCCTACATCACGGTGAGAGCGTGCGCGCCGTGGGCGGGGGCGCAGGAGGACGGGACCCTGGGTGGGGCCGGGTGGGGCGGGGCCTACCCTGAGCCCCGTCCCCGCTCCCCTACCACAGTGGGCCGAGAAGCACCCACAGTGCCAGCGGCTGAAGCTGAGCGACATGCTGGCCAAACCCCACCAGCGGCTCACCAAGTACCCTCTGCTGCTCAAGTCGGTGCTGAGGAAGACCGAGGAGCCGCGCGCCAAGGAGGCCGTCGTCACCATGGTAAACCCTGGTGGCTGGCAGGGGTGGTCTCCCCTGCACGGCTGTCTGCCCCGTCATGACCCTGGGCCTGAAGCCCCCTTGCCTGCGCCTAGATCGATTCCGTGGAGCGCTTCATCCACCACGTGAATGCGTGCATGCGGCAGCGCCAGGAGCGGCAGCGGCTGGCGGCTGTGGTGAGCCGCATCGACGCCTACGAGGTGGTGGAAAGCAGCAGCGACGAAGTGGACAAGGTGGGCGTGTGTCTGCGGGGGTTGCCGGCTGGGGAGAGACGAAGGCCAAGCTGGCAGGCAGGGTCTGTGCTAGGCATCTCACTGAGGATGCCTAGCTGAGATGGGAGTCAGGCTCTGGCCTCCCCTACACTCATGCCCTCTGTCCCCAGCTCCTGAAGGAATTTCTGCACCTGGACTTGACAGCGCCCATCCCCGGCGCCTCCCCGGAGGAGACGCGGCAGCTGCTGCTGGAGGGGAGCCTGAAGATGAAGGAGGGGAAGGACAGCAAGGTGATTCCAGGGCCACCCCATCCCCATGCCCTGTCCTTCCTGGGGACCTTCTGGGCCCCAGTCACTGGTTCTCAGCTCCCCAGTCACTTGGGTGGTGACTCAAGAACAGGTGACTTTGTCATAGTGAATGACAGTTCTCTGCCATTCACAAATCCAGCCGCAGGGTCCTAGCCCTTGAAGGCACCAGTGGTACCCATTTGTCGGTGTCACGTGGGTTCCTGGTGGGAGGGCAGCCACATTCCACAAGTGGGCCAGGAACCCCAGAGCCTTGCTACTGTGCTGTGGCCCTTTCAGGCACGGGGCAGGCTGAGAGGTTGCACATGGTGACTTCAAAGTCATCActcttctttttaatgtaaaCTTGTATTAAGTCATCAACATACATCTCAGTGAAAGAGAATCATCTtcctcttcattttaattttacttgaaGGTTCATGCTGGGAGGAGTGTTTGACAAAAACTGAATGCTCCCAGGGGAGGCTGGGGCCACAGTCCCCGGCCCTGACCCTGCTGGCCTCTCtgcactgcccccaccccacactgCAGATGGATGTGTACTGCTTCCTCTTCACGGATCTGCTGTTGGTGACTAAGGCAGTGAAGAAGGCAGAGAGGACCAGGGTCATCAGGCCACCCCTGCTAGTGGACAAGATTGTGTGCCGGGAGCTACGGGA
The genomic region above belongs to Piliocolobus tephrosceles isolate RC106 chromosome 1, ASM277652v3, whole genome shotgun sequence and contains:
- the PLEKHG5 gene encoding LOW QUALITY PROTEIN: pleckstrin homology domain-containing family G member 5 (The sequence of the model RefSeq protein was modified relative to this genomic sequence to represent the inferred CDS: deleted 1 base in 1 codon), coding for MDDQSPAEKKGLRCQNPACMDKGRAAKVCHHADCQQLHRRGPLNLCEACDSKFHSAMHYDGHVRFDLPPQGSVLARNVSTRSCPPRTSPAVDLEEEEEESSVDGKGDRKSTGLKLSKKKARRRHTDDPSKECFTLKFDLNVDIETEIVPAMKKKSLGEVLLPVFERKGIALGKVDIYLDQSNTPLSLSFEAYRFGGHYLRVKAKPGDEGKVEQGVKDSKSLSLPILRPAGTGPPALERMDPQSRRESLDILAPGRRRKNMSEFLGEVSIPGQEPPTPSSCSLPSGSSGSTSSGDSWKNRAASRFSGFFSSGPSSSAFGREVDKMEQLEGKLHTYSLFGLPRLPRRLRFDHDSWEEEDDEDEDEDNACLRLEDSWRELIDGHEKLTRRQCHQQEAVWELLHTEASYIRKLRVITNLFLCCLLNLQESGLLCEVEAERLFSNIPEIAQLHRRLWAGVMAPVLEKARRTRALLQPGDFLKGFKMFGSLFKPYIRYCMEEEGCMEYMRGLLRDNDLFRAYITWAEKHPQCQRLKLSDMLAKPHQRLTKYPLLLKSVLRKTEEPRAKEAVVTMIDSVERFIHHVNACMRQRQERQRLAAVVSRIDAYEVVESSSDEVDKLLKEFLHLDLTAPIPGASPEETRQLLLEGSLKMKEGKDSKMDVYCFLFTDLLLVTKAVKKAERTRVIRPPLLVDKIVCRELRDPGSFLLIYLNEFHSAVGAYTFQASGQALCRGWVDTIYNAQNQLQQLRTQEPPGSQQSLQSLEEEEDEQEEEEEEEEEEGEESGNSAASSPTIMRKSSGSPDSQHCASDGSTETLAMVVVEPGETLSSPEFDGGPFSSQSDETSLSTIASSATPTSELLPLGPVDGRSCSMDSAYGTLSPTSLQDFVAPGPVAELVPRPPDSPRAPSPPPSPRLRRRTPVQLLTCPPQLLKSKSEASLLQLLAGAGTHGTSSAPGRSLSELCLAVPAPGIRTQGSPQEARPSWNCRGAPSPGSGPRLASCLAGEPAGSHRKRCGDLPSGASPRVQPEPPPGVSTQHRKLTLAQLYRIRTTLLLNSTLTAS